From Labeo rohita strain BAU-BD-2019 chromosome 18, IGBB_LRoh.1.0, whole genome shotgun sequence, the proteins below share one genomic window:
- the chrna3 gene encoding neuronal acetylcholine receptor subunit alpha-3 — protein sequence MKTRSLIIFHTCYFLCFLLSGICGSEAEHRLFSVIFSSYNQYIRPVENVSDPVIVQFEVSMSQLVKVDEVNQIMETNLWLRHIWNDYKLRWDPKDFGGVEFIRVPSNKIWKPDIVLYNNAVGDFQVDDKTKALLRYNGDVTWIPPAIFKSSCKIDVTYFPFDYQNCTMKFGSWTYDKAKIDLVLIGSTINLKDFWESGEWTIIDAPGYKHDIKYNCCEEIYTDITYSLYIRRLPLFYTINMIIPCLLISFLTVLVFYLPSDCGEKVTLCISVLLSLTVFLLVITETIPSTSLVIPLIGEYLLFTMIFVTLSIVITVFVLNVHYRTPKTHTMPVWVRHIFLSLLPRVMFMTRPEKDLERKTGGPARSCALHTPGLVSTQQTNLSRRPHLLLCTTELNNLSEASKTAPGFLCQEGRCTCCWKQHGTNISNEGAEDGGGGGSPCSSSESLDAGFLCMSALSPQVRDAIESVKYIAENMRLQNEAKEVQDDWKYVAMVIDRIFLWVFVLVCILGTAGLFLQPLLMGEDM from the exons ATGAAAACCAGATCTCTCATCATTTTCCACACCTGCtactttctgtgttttcttctgtcGG GGATTTGTGGCTCTGAGGCCGAGCACAGGCTGTTCTCAGTCATCTTCTCCAGTTATAACCAGTACATCAGACCAGTGGAGAACGTGTCTGACCCTGTCATCGTCCAGTTTGAAGTGTCCATGTCACAGCTCGTCAAAGTG GATGAGGTGAACCAGATTATGGAGACCAATCTTTGGCTGCGACAT ATTTGGAATGATTATAAGCTCAGATGGGATCCCAAGGATTTTGGAGGTGTTGAGTTTATCCGTGTGCCCTCCAACAAGATTTGGAAGCCAGACATTGTGTTGTACAACAA TGCAGTCGGAGATTTTCAGGTGGACGACAAAACAAAAGCTCTTCTACGCTACAATGGAGACGTAACCTGGATCCCACCGGCCATCTTCAAGAGCTCCTGCAAGATCGATGTCACATACTTCCCTTTCGACTACCAGAACTGCACCATGAAGTTTGGCTCCTGGACCTACGACAAAGCCAAAATCGACCTGGTGCTGATCGGCTCCACCATCAATCTGAAGGATTTCTGGGAAAGCGGCGAGTGGACGATTATCGACGCTCCCGGATACAAGCACGACATCAAGTACAACTGCTGCGAGGAGATCTACACGGACATCACATACTCACTCTACATTCGCCGCCTGCCTCTCTTCTACACCATCAACATGATCATTCCCTGTCTGCTCATCTCCTTCCTAACTGTTCTGGTGTTCTACCTCCCGTCCGACTGTGGTGAGAAGGTGACGTTGTGTATTTCTGTTCTCCTCTCCCTCACAGTGTTCCTTCTGGTCATCACCGAAACCATCCCGTCAACGTCTCTCGTCATTCCTTTGATCGGAGAATACCTTCTTTTCACCATGATATTTGTCACTCTGTCCATTGTGATCACAGTCTTCGTGCTCAATGTGCATTACCGCACACCTAAGACACACACCATGCCCGTTTGGGTGCGGCACATCTTCCTCAGTTTGCTCCCTCGGGTCATGTTTATGACTCGGCCTGAGAAAGACCTTGAGAGAAAGACAGGAGGCCCTGCGAGATCTTGCGCTCTTCACACTCCAGGTCTGGTTTCCACCCAACAGACAAATCTGTCACGCCGGCCTCATCTGCTCCTGTGCACCACTGAGCTCAACAACCTGAGCGAGGCATCCAAGACAGCACCCGGCTTTCTGTGTCAAGAGGGCAGATGTACGTGCTGCTGGAAGCAACACGGCACCAACATCTCCAACGAAGGAGCAGAagatggaggaggaggagggagtCCATGCTCTAGCTCTGAGTCTTTGGATGCAGGCTTTCTGTGCATGTCAGCTCTCTCTCCACAAGTCAGAGATGCCATAGAGAGCGTGAAGTACATTGCTGAAAACATGAGGTTACAAAATGAGGCCAAGGAG GTCCAGGATGACTGGAAGTATGTAGCCATGGTGATTGACAGGATCTTCCTGTGGGTGTTTGTCCTTGTGTGCATTCTGGGTACGGCTGGACTCTTCCTGCAGCCACTTCTGATGGGCGAGGACATGTGA